A single Rubrivivax gelatinosus IL144 DNA region contains:
- a CDS encoding HAD-IA family hydrolase, which yields MVQPPQALLFDVGGVLIDVDFARVLAAWAPYSALPHDELRRRFGVDEAYRRHERGELAAEAYFAHVADTLQLTATPAQIEAGWNTIFGPEIVATRRWLQQAARRRPCHLFSNTNASHAREWLRRYPELVASVERLFLSHEMGLRKPEPAAFARVCDTLELAPGAVLFFDDLAENVAAAQEAGLQAVQVGSPADVEAALRAAGLV from the coding sequence ATGGTCCAGCCTCCCCAAGCCCTGCTGTTCGACGTCGGCGGCGTGCTGATCGACGTCGACTTCGCCCGCGTGCTCGCCGCCTGGGCGCCGTATTCGGCCTTGCCGCACGACGAACTGCGGCGGCGTTTCGGCGTCGACGAAGCCTACCGCCGCCACGAACGCGGCGAACTGGCGGCGGAGGCCTACTTCGCGCACGTCGCCGACACGCTGCAGCTGACGGCGACGCCGGCCCAGATCGAGGCCGGCTGGAACACGATCTTCGGCCCGGAGATCGTCGCCACGCGCCGCTGGCTGCAGCAGGCCGCGCGGCGGCGGCCCTGCCATCTGTTCTCCAACACCAACGCCAGCCACGCGCGCGAATGGTTGCGCCGCTATCCGGAGCTGGTGGCCAGCGTCGAGCGCCTCTTCCTGTCGCACGAGATGGGCCTGCGCAAGCCCGAGCCGGCGGCTTTCGCCCGCGTCTGCGACACGCTGGAACTGGCGCCGGGCGCGGTGCTGTTCTTCGACGACCTGGCCGAGAACGTCGCCGCGGCGCAGGAGGCCGGGCTGCAGGCGGTTCAGGTCGGCTCGCCGGCCGACGTCGAGGCCGCGCTGCGCGCGGCGGGGTTGGTCTGA
- a CDS encoding 4Fe-4S binding protein, with protein sequence MARPRKTRLARIGDALRRHRRWVLGIQWFVVAFYATLVVLPVFLPLPPTGSSIVSNLTLAAQFAFWGLWWPGVILSTALFGRVWCGVFCPEGAVTEYASRHGLGLSIPRWVRWSGWPVVAFVCTTVYGQLVSVYQYAAPALLILGGSTLLAAAVGFVYGREKRVWCRYLCPVSGVFSLLAKIAPLHYRVDEAAWKAYPGPPPRVDCAPLVDLRHMTGASDCHACGRCSGHRDAIELAARSPSQEVLAATPSRTDSALALLLIFGTLGVAVGAFQWSVSPWFTAARQAAATWLIDHDSFVLLQDNAPWWLLTHFPEVNDAFTWLDGLLVSGYIGVYALVTGVLGWAALRAAARLAGGIGWDSLAMGLVPVAGAGLFLGLTMTTLTQLRAEGWVPPGVASARALLLAGAAVWSLWLGWRLLARGGAGWTNRLAATALYALPLGLAVTSWTLIFWVW encoded by the coding sequence ATGGCCCGCCCGCGCAAGACGCGGCTGGCGCGGATCGGCGACGCGCTGCGCCGCCACCGCCGCTGGGTGCTGGGCATCCAGTGGTTCGTCGTCGCCTTCTATGCCACGCTCGTCGTCCTGCCGGTGTTCCTGCCGTTGCCGCCGACCGGCTCGAGCATCGTCTCCAACCTGACGCTGGCGGCGCAGTTCGCGTTCTGGGGCCTGTGGTGGCCCGGCGTGATCCTCAGCACGGCGCTGTTCGGCCGCGTCTGGTGCGGCGTGTTCTGCCCCGAAGGCGCGGTGACCGAATACGCCAGCCGCCACGGCCTGGGGCTGTCGATTCCGCGCTGGGTGCGCTGGAGCGGCTGGCCGGTCGTGGCCTTCGTCTGCACGACGGTCTACGGCCAGCTGGTCAGCGTCTACCAGTACGCCGCGCCGGCGCTGCTGATCCTCGGCGGCTCGACGCTGCTGGCCGCCGCGGTCGGCTTCGTCTACGGGCGCGAGAAACGCGTCTGGTGCCGCTACCTCTGCCCCGTCAGCGGCGTCTTCTCGCTGCTGGCCAAGATCGCGCCCTTGCACTACCGCGTCGACGAAGCGGCGTGGAAGGCCTACCCCGGCCCGCCGCCGCGGGTGGACTGCGCGCCGCTCGTCGACCTGCGCCACATGACCGGCGCCTCGGACTGCCACGCCTGCGGGCGCTGCAGCGGCCACCGCGACGCGATCGAGCTCGCCGCGCGTTCGCCGAGCCAGGAAGTGCTGGCGGCAACGCCGTCGCGCACCGACAGTGCGCTGGCGCTGCTGCTGATCTTCGGCACGCTGGGGGTGGCCGTCGGCGCCTTCCAGTGGAGCGTGAGCCCCTGGTTCACCGCCGCGCGCCAGGCCGCCGCCACCTGGCTGATCGACCACGATTCCTTCGTCCTGCTGCAGGACAACGCGCCCTGGTGGCTGCTGACCCACTTCCCCGAGGTCAACGACGCCTTCACCTGGCTCGACGGGCTGCTGGTCAGCGGCTACATCGGCGTCTACGCCCTCGTCACCGGCGTGCTCGGCTGGGCCGCGCTGCGCGCCGCGGCACGGCTGGCCGGCGGCATCGGCTGGGACTCGCTGGCGATGGGGCTGGTGCCGGTCGCCGGCGCCGGGCTGTTCCTCGGGCTGACGATGACGACGCTGACCCAGCTGCGCGCCGAAGGCTGGGTACCGCCGGGCGTCGCCAGTGCGCGCGCGCTGCTGCTGGCCGGCGCGGCCGTCTGGTCGCTGTGGCTGGGCTGGCGACTGCTGGCGCGCGGCGGCGCCGGCTGGACGAACCGCCTGGCCGCGACGGCGCTCTACGCGCTGCCGCTGGGCCTGGCCGTCACCAGCTGGACGCTTATCTTCTGGGTCTGGTGA